Proteins co-encoded in one Salvelinus sp. IW2-2015 linkage group LG17, ASM291031v2, whole genome shotgun sequence genomic window:
- the LOC111976458 gene encoding G-protein coupled receptor 61-like, with the protein MEPPSDTSSSPWNTSTSLSRPPGPWLPAFPVSLHPNVSFPVGIGASGAPLSLTHSLALVAMLLMDLLAVVGNLAVMAVITKTLQLRKFAFVFHLCLVDLLAALVLMPLGMLSDRILVHDEALCQSYLCLSVGLVSAAILSISAINVERYYYIVHPMRHEVKMTVGVVVAVLVGIWVKAIVMSALPLLGWVPQGNQGVGVGLGRGLGSPLIPAPPSQRRCSLHWTGGGTTRLIFMVFFTFVYFLCTVLIILIVYCNMFKVARVASMQHGPLPMLMDTPGPHLHRSESLSSHSTMAVSLGGPGGSCPPLRTPSQRTFNGGKAAAVLVAVGGQFLCCWLPYFSFHLYAALVSTPQASLASAQLEEVVTWIGYFCFTSNPFFYGCLNRQIRTELGRSLGCLFKRAGPGDGNQLASREASIEENFLQFLQGTGCNLEPSTQAHSRASRAEEEAGERGRLRDVPRQDNTPVLEHTPVDFHIPGQIIEKTLEFLEQQDLNLKDDINLAENCCRVNRTVLA; encoded by the exons ATGGAACCTCCTTCTGACACCTCCAGTTCCCCCTGGAacacctccacctccctctccagacctccag GGCCATGGCTCCCAGCCTTCCCAGTCTCGCTGCACCCCAACGTGAGTTTTCCTGTGGGCATCGGCGCCAGTGGAGCCCCCCTGTCCCTGACACACTCCCTGGCCCTGGTTGCCATGCTCCTCATGGACCTCCTGGCCGTCGTTGGCAACCTAGCCGTCATGGCCGTCATCACCAAGACGCTGCAGCTGAGGAAGTTCGCCTTCGTGTTCCACCTGTGTCTGGTCGACCtgctggcggctctggttctgATGCCTCTGGGGATGCTGTCGGACCGGATCTTGGTGCACGATGAGGCACTCTGTCAGAGCTACCTCTGCCTGAGTGTAGGGCTGGTCAGTGCCGCCATTTTGTCTATCTCAGCCATCAACGTGGAGAGGTATTACTACATCGTCCACCCGATGCGCCACGAGGTGAAAATGACAGTAGGGGTGGTTGTGGCAGTGTTAGTCGGGATCTGGGTCAAAGCTATTGTGATGTCAGCTCTGCCTCTACTGGGTTGGGTGCCCCAGGGAAACCAGGGGGTAGGTGTCGGACTTGGAAGAGGACTAGGGAGTCCCTTGATCCCGGCTCCTCCAAGCCAGAGACGTTGCTCCCTACACTGGACTGGAGGAGGGACCACACGATTAATCTTCATGGTCTTCTTCACCTTTGTCTACTTCCTGTGTACAGTACTGATCATCCTGATTGTGTACTGTAACATGTTTAAAGTAGCCCGGGTGGCATCCATGCAGCATGGCCCCTTACCTATGTTGATGGACACACCTGGTCCCCACCTTCACCGCTCCGAGTCCCTCAGCAGCCACTCCACCATGGCTGTCAGCTTGGGGGGCCCTGGGGGCTCGTGTCCTCCACTCCGCACCCCCAGTCAGAGGACCTTCAATGGGGGTAAAGCCGCAGCAGTCCTGGTGGCGGTTGGAGGCCAGTTCCTATGCTGCTGGCTGCCTTACTTCTCCTTCCACCTGTACGCCGCCCTGGTCTCTACCCCCCAGGCCTCCCTGGCTTCGGCCCAGCTGGAAGAAGTTGTGACCTGGATCGGTTACTTCTGCTTCACCTCCAACCCTTTCTTCTATGGCTGTCTGAATCGGCAGATCCGAACAGAGCTGGGCCGAAGCCTGGGCTGTCTCTTTAAGCGGGCGGGGCCGGGCGACGGGAATCAGCTGGCCAGCCGAGAGGCCTCCATCGAGGAGAACTTCCTCCAGTTCCTCCAGGGGACAGGGTGCAATCTGGAACCCTCCACCCAGGCACACAGCAGGGCCAGCAGGGCCGAGGAGGAGGCGGGGGAGAGGGGCCGTCTTCGAGATGTACCTCGTCAGGACAACACGCCGGTCCTGGAACACACGCCTGTTGACTTCCACATCCCTGGACAGATTATCGAGAAGACCTTGGAGTTCTTGGAGCAGCAGGATCTGAATCTGAARGATGACATCAACCTAGCGGAGAACTGCTGCAGAGTAAACAGGACGGTGCTGGCCTGA